The stretch of DNA GTCAGCGGCATTATCATAACTCCTCCCAGCCCTGTCACAAAACCGCTTGTTGCAGCTTTGGCTACTTGCCATTTAATCAGGGAGTCTACCTGGGCTTCGAGTGACCCTTGTTGTGCGAGGTAGCTATTGCCCAAATCGTACGCAGAGTCTACTCCGGTAAATCCGCTTACGGCTTTAGAGTATGCCCAGTCTAGTGTTTTTGCTATTATGCCTTTGTTGACTTGTGTATTTTGTCGCTTTGCCATTCTTGTTGTGATTTACGCTGCAAGATAAAAATAAAAAGAATAAAGCGTCTCATTTTCTGGAAATGAAACGCTTTATAATAAATGAAATCAATTAATTCTTTTTCAATAACTGATCTAAATCGTTGGGCGAAAGATTCATTGCCATAATTACTCCGTTTTCATCGATTAAGTAATTCTTAAATCCTTTCCTCAATTGGTAATGATCGTATAAGCTTGAATAAGCATCGTTTTTTGCTATAAACTGATACTTCGCATCTATGCGATCCATAGTCAGCGTTCTTTCAAATACAGATTCATTCTTGTCGAAAGATACTGACACCATTCTCACAGGATACTTTTTGTTCTCTATTACATTTGCAAAAAGTACATTGTCCTTGTGTGAAGGGGCGTCATAAGCAGCCCAGAAATTCACCAATATTTTTTGACCTTTCAGATCAGACAGGTTCATTTTTGTCCCTGATTTGTTTTCTAAATTCTTGATATCAGGGAACAGGTTTCCCGGATAAATACCTTCCGAAGAAAGCCCAGAAGTTCTTGTTGTATTCGATGATAAGCCGATTAAAGCAATACCTACAAACAAGAAATACTTCGCATACTTCATAAAATAATTATTTGGTTACCACTAAAGCCTTATCCCAATGCCTCACAGAAATAGAATATGGCTCTCCCAATTTTTGGGATACAAAACAAATTATACTACGCTTAGCATATCCTTGTTTTGATTTTCGGCTGCAAAGGTAAAGTCTTTTTGTTAAATACAGAAATATATTAACTGGAATTTGATGTTTTATAATGTTAATCTATTTATAATCAGATACTTGCCTGTTTGTTTGTATAGGGGGGTAGTTGTTTTAAGCTATCGCTTTGAATTAAAATTGACTATTGTGTATTTTTTTGATAAAAATAGAGCTTGATTGTAAATATATGTGTAAATCTGAAATGAAGGCTCAAAAATTTTTGTACTTTTGCATCTTGGTTACGGCTAATATTTATAAATAAGGTACTAATATGAAAGTTCAAAAATTTGGAAGTGCATCTATAGCTACTGTTGACAAAATAAAAGAAGTGGCTGATATTGTAGTGAAGGATAATGGCAATATTGTTGTGTTATCTTCTATGCGTGGCACGGCCGAAGCTTTGACTGAGATATCCGATTACCTATATAAAAAGAACCAAGAAGGAGCAATAGAAATAATAAATGGGCTCGAAAAGCAATATGTAGAACTGGTTGATTCTCTTTTCGATAACGAAGAGTCTAAAAAACTGGCGCATGAGCTTTTGACTTCCAAGTTTGATTATATCCGTACATTTACCAAAGACTTGTTCACACTCTTCGAAGAGCGTGTGGTGTTGGCTCAAGGTGAATTGATAAGCTCCGAACTATTCCATCTGTATCTGTTAGATAAGAAGGTAAATGCTGTATTGATCCCTGCGCTAGAGTTTATGCGCACAGATAAAAACTCAACTCCCGATCCTGTATATATTAAAGAGAAACTATCGGCATTGCTTGAAGAGTCTAAAGGTGCTGATTTGTATATCACACAAGGCTATATTTGTAAAAATGCTTATGGCGAAATAGACGACTTGCGTAAGGGTGGAAGTGATTTCAGTGCATCATTGATAGGTGTAGCTGCAAATGCCAAAGAGATAGAAATCTGGGCGGATGTAGACACTATGCAAAACAATGACCCGCGTTATGTAAAAACAACAACGCCTATCCGCCAGCTGAATTTTGATGAGGCGGCAGAACTTGCATACTTTGGGACTAAGATACTTCATCCATCAAGTATTCTCCCTGCTAAACTTGCTGATATTCCTGTTCGCTTAAAGAATACGCAATATCCTGATGCGGCAGGTACGCTTATATCTAACAAGACAGAGGCAAATGTGATAAAGGCGGTAGGTGCAAGAGATAATATTACTGCGATAAAGATAAAGTCGGGGAAGATGTTGCTTGCCCACGGATTTTTGCGTAAAATAGCAGAAGTTTTCGAAAATTATCAGACATCACTCGATATGTTAGCAACCTCGGAGGTAGGAGTATCATTGACAATCGATGACGACCGTAACCTTCAGGCCATTGTAGATGATCTGAAAAAATATGGAACTGTATCAGTAGATCCTGATATGGTAATTGTATCGGTAATTGGAGACCTGGAGTCGCAAGACTCGGGTATATCGGTAGATATTATGGGAGCCATGAAAGAAATTCCGGTGAGAATGTTGTCTTACGGAGGTAGCAGATATAATTTTTCGTTCCTTATATATAAAAAAGATAAAGAGAGAACACTTCAAATATTAAATGATAAATTGTTTAATTAATTTTTCTAATTTCAAATGACAAAAGGAAATTTTCCTGTTGATAAACTGAAAGGTATAGAGACACCTTTTTACTATTACGATACAGACTTGTTGAAAAGAACACTGAAAATCGTAAAAGAAGAAACTAAAAAATATGGATTTATTCAACACTATGCCATAAAAGCAAACGCTAATCGCAGGATATTGGAATTGATCGCCTCAGAAGGCTTTGGTGCCGATTGCGTAAGCGGAAATGAAGTGAAGGCAGCAATAACAGCAGGGTTTCCTGCGTCGAAGATTGTTTTTGCCGGTGTTGGGAAAACCGATAAAGAAATAAATTTGGCCTTAGACCTCAATATCTTCTGCTTTAATGTAGAGTCGATGCCTGAGCTCGTTGTTTTAAATGAGTTGGCAGCCAAGAAAGGTAAAACAGCGCAAGTAGCTCTTCGTATCAATCCGAATGTAGATGCGCACACTCACGAATATATCACTACAGGGCTAAATGAAAATAAGTTTGGATTCAGTATGGCTCACCTTGATAATGCAATCGAGGTCCTTAAGTCATTGAAGAATCTTAAACTTATTGGAATTCACTTTCATATAGGTTCACAAATCGAAGATGTGCATACATTCGACCCTTTGTGTGAGCGTATAAACGAACTACAGGACTTGTTTGAAGCTAAAGGAATGAAGCTTGAAAATATAAATGTCGGCGGTGGTTTTGGTATCGATTATGAAGATCCGGACGCAAATCCGATTTCTGATTTTCAACGCTACTTTGAGCTATTCCATAAAGGACTAAAGTTGAGAGACGGCCAAGTTGTTCACTTCGAATTGGGAAGAGCCATTGTTGCTCAGTGCGGTTCGTTGGTGACCAAAGTTACTTATGTAAAACACGGCGAAAGCAAAACTTTTGTTATCGTAGATGCAGGTATGACAGACCTTATACGTCCGGCTCTTTATCAGGCGTACCATAAGGTGGAAAATATATCTTCCGACTTACCCATACAGAAGTATGACGTTGTAGGACCTATTTGCGAATCATCGGATGTGTTTGTAAAAGACTACGAACTGAACGAGTCTAAAAGAGGAGATTTATTGGTGTTACGTTCTGCCGGAGCATACGGTGAAATAATGGCATCTCAATACAATTGCAGAGATATCCCTAAATCTTATTTCTCTGATAAAATTTAATAATGTACGTTATCATATAATGTTTCAAGGGTCGTACTACGGTATGACTCTTGTATCGTTTAAAGGCCTTTCATAATACACACTATAGGAATGACTGAAATACTATCATCTTTCGAATTTAATCTGACTGAGATTGTTGGGTTCTCTGTCTTTGTTCTTTTATTTATAATACAGTTGCTTTATTACTTCCTGTATTATAGAAAGCCATATAGACGGGCTACAAAAGAGACAGAGGATACAGGTAAAGCAACTCAGCCTATGCAGAAAGTGTCGGTGATTATTGTCTCTGAGAATGAGGTAGATAGTTTGTCGGAAAACTTACCTGTTATATTAGAGCAAGAATTTTTTGATTATGAGGTGATTGTGGTCAATAACGGGTCTACCGATGAAAGTGATGTTTTGTTAAGATCATTAGAGCTGCGTTATCCTAATTTATACCATACCTATCTTCCTTATTCGAATGATAAAAAGATGGATAGGCGTAAATTGGCTTTGACGATAGGTGTTAAAGCCGCAACGGGAGATATTCTGCTTTTTACCGAGCCCTATTGTAAGCCTGTATCCAAGAACTGGATTTCTTCGATGGTGAATGAATTGTCTTCCGATAAAGATGTTGTGTTGGGGTATTCGTGCTTCAAAGAGAACAAGAAGTTCTTCAATCGCTTAGCTCGATTCGATAACTTACTATTTAGTATGCAGTGTATATGTTCTGTATTCAATAAAAAACCATATATAGGCAATTATCGCAATCTTCTTTTTCGTAAGCATTTATTCTTTGATCATAAAGGATATGCTTCACTATTGAACATAGAGAGTGGGGAAGACCTCTTTATAAGCCGGATTATGGATGAGTCAAATACATCTGTTTCTCTAGTGCAAGATAGCTTTATGGAAACAGATATAGAAGGCTTATCTCTGTGGAGACAAATAAAAAGATCGTTTTGCTCTATACGTCCATATCTGAATAAGCGAGTGACGGCATTGTTTTCGCTTGAAGCAATTACCCGTAGTGCTTTTTATTTATTGTTTATTGCCTTAGTGGTATATAGTATATTTTTCAGCCAGTGGGCTTTGCTCGGACTTTCTGTTTTCTTGTTCTTGCTAAGATTAACGACTCAACTGATCATCCTGAACAAATCTTCTCAATACTTTTTCTCGGGAAAATTCTATTTTTCTCTTCCGCTTCTGGATATTATTCAGCCTTTGTATAATATGCGCTTCAGAGGGCGACGATTCAAATAGTATCGTAAAGATGTTAATTTGATATTTTTTCTTTCAGTCTGGAGAAAGGCTTGTTTATCTTTTCTTCCCATATAAGCCAGAGGATAAATATAACACCATCATAATATATCCATGTGAATATATCGCGGTGGAATACATTGAACCAGTCTTTGTAGAACTGGTAATAATTTTCTCTCGTGTTACTCCATGTACGGTTATTGTACCATTCGTTTACTGATATGAACCATTCGGGAAATGGATCTTTTATAATATAGAAGATAAAAATAAGGCGAAGGATATTTACAATCAACAGAATAAGCAATGCCATGGGCAAATACCACAATTTCTTCTTTATCGGTCCAAAGTAAAATGTGAGAATAAATGTGAACATGAATAGTTGTTTCAGGCCTGTACAGCCCCAAACTATATCGATGGGTATAGAGCCTTCAAACTGAAGTACAGTTCCATTGATGAAAAAATTATGATTGCCTAAAACATCATGAATCAACCAGAAAATTGTTTCGGCAGTCCATAAGCAAAAACCTTCGGTGTATCGAGTGAGGTCTTTACCCAATACCAATAGTATTTTTTCATCATCTCCTATATGGACAAAAAGCTTCCATATGAATTCGAATATCAGGAAAAGTGCCAAGAACCAGATGATGTCCTTAAACGGTTCTAGTTTTTGATAATACTTATTGTTTATGAAGTTTTTATCTCGTATTCTCATTATTTTTCAAGTCACTCACAAAGGTATCAAAATAAGGATAATTAACCTTTTTAAGGCAAAAAAAATATGACATTTTGTTTAAAAACTCGCTTAACTAAGTTTTTTTAATTTACTTTGCACAAATTTGATTAAGATCTGAAGAGACTTTGTTACTGGATTATAGAATTATGGCATATACTATATTTATATTTTAACTTTCATAGTATATTTTCTTTCGAACCATAAAAAATCCAAGATAATTTATCCTCTATAAATAATAAAGTGTTCGTTTTTTTGTTATAGAATGGTGAATTATAGTTTGACAAGAACAGATGTAATTTTCATCGGGATATAATACCCCGATAGAGTAAAGATAAATTGTATATTATATTTTATAATGTTGAAGAGAAAAGTACTTCTTTTATTTGCCGTTTCGGCTATTATGGTATGCTTAATAGAGGCACAAACAAATTCCCCTTACAGTAGGTATGGTTATGGAGTTCTGAGAGATCAGTATGTAGGTGCGTCTAAGGCGATGGGAGGCATCGGATATGGTTTGCGTAATAGCCAAAGTGCAAACCCTCTCAATCCGGCTTCGTATTCGAGAGTAGACTCTCTTACATTTTTATTTGATATGGGAGTGTCATTTAATAAGGGTAAGCTTAGTGACGGTACAAATTCAGATTCTCATTACAGCGGAGGATTGGATTATATCACAATCTTAGTACCACTCAAAAAGGGACTTGGTATGAGTTTTGGAGTTATTCCTTTTTCTTCTGTAGGATATAAATTCGGATCAACAGAGACTGCAAGCGGTGGTACTACTGTAACTTATACAAAATCGTTCACCGGATCGGGCGGCCTAAGCCAGGTTTATGGAGGACTAGGTTACTCTACTCCATTGAAAGGGTTCTCTGTAGGAGCAAATGCGTCTTTTCTTTTTGGTACGATGAATCATACAAGAAGTCTTCCTTCTGTAGGCTCTAGTGGTACAAATAGTTATACTTCTACCGATTATACCGAACTGTCTATGAAGTCTGCTAAATTTGATATTGGTGTTCAATATGAATTCCCTGTTTCGAAGAAAGATGTCTTTACAGTCGGTGCTGTATATTCTCCTAAGATAAACTCAAAAGCAGATTATACAAATTATCATTATGAACTGAATGTAGCAGGAGGTATTGCCAGCGGTGACACCATTACTCAGAATGGAATCAGTGCAGGTCTTCCTGAAACATATGGAGCCGGATTTACATGGAAACGTAACGAAAGGCTTGTTGTAGGAGCTGATATTACCTACCAGAAATGGGATGGAGTGAAATACTCTTCACTCATGGGAGATGAACTGTCCGACAGTGAACGTTTCAATAATAGATGGAGGTACAATGTAGGTGCCGAATATATGATTGATCCGTATGACAGAAGTTTCTTCAAAAAAATAAAATTCAGAGGAGGGCTTAACTATAGTAATTCTTATTTGAATGTAACCGAAGCCTCTACGAAAAAGGTAGAAGGATATAAAGAATATGGTGCAACCCTTGGATTTGGTTTCCCGATAAGGGATAATCTAGGAGGAAGGGTTTCATATATTAATTTAAACTTCGAATATAAGAAGATTAAGCCACAGATTAAAACCATGATTGCCGAAGAATATTTTGGAGTTTCTCTAAATGTGAATATTAATGAGTTCTGGTTCTTCCGTAAGAAAATTGACTAACAAAATATAACTCTATATTCAGCCTCAATAATACATTGGGGCTACTTGTTTTTAAAATGCAACAGTTAAAGACACGACAGAATCTATCGGTTGTAACAGTATTTTTATCTGTTATGGCTTTCTTTTTTATATCCTGTAAAGAAGAAGTAAAGAGTACTGTCGACCTCCATTATGATGCTGATAAGGTTCCCTCTTTGAATACGGATAGTGTAACCATGTTAATATCCGATTCGGGGCTCATACGATATAAAGTGATTGCTAAAACATGGGAAATATTCGATAGGGCAAAAGATCCTCACTGGTTTTTCCCTCATGGTTTTTATTTCGAGCAATTGGATACAGTCTTTAATGTTGTCGCTACAGTAAAATCAGATTCGGCTTGGAATTATACTAGCCGGAAAATCTGGAGATGGAAAGGGAATGTGGTAATTCGTAATAGACTTAACGAAACTTTTAAGAGCGAAGAATTATTTTGGGATCAGCGTCAGCAGAAAGTGTATTCAAAGAAATATGTAGAAGTTTTTAGACCTGATAAAATGACTTTGCACGGTATGGGTGGGTTTGAGGCAAATCAACAAATGACAGAATATCGATTCTGGAATGTGAAAGACTCGCCAATAACATACAATGAAGATCAAGAAGCGAATGCAGATGATCAAAACAATGAGGAAAAGAAAGAATAGTTATTCAATTATGAATGAAATTCAATCTCAATTTATTATCTTCGTGCGCAAAAAGTTATAAATTGTAAATAAAATAACTAATAATATAAAATAATAATTTATTTAAATGGCTGCTTTACAGAAAATTAGAAGCAAATCGAGTCTCTTGATCGGAGTTATCGCTCTCGGACTATTGGCATTCGTCCTCCCTTGGAGCGAAATATCTTCTTTTATAAACAAAAGTAAGGATAAAGCATTCACTGTAGACGGTGAAGTTGTTACAACTAAGCAGTATGCAGATAGGATTGCGCAGTGGGAACATTTTCAGAAAATAATGTCTGGACAGAACTCATTGGACGAAAATGCTACTTTGCAAATTCGCGAAATGGTTTACCAACAAATGGTGAAAGAGATTATTCTCGACAAGCAGGCTGCTCAACTTGGCTTAAATGTGACCAAAGAAGAATTGAATGATATGGTTACAGGGCCTAACGTAGCTCCGATACTACATCAGATACCATTCTTCGTTAATCCTCAAACAGGTCAATTCGAAAGAGCGGCTTTAAATCAGTTCATACAAACTATCTCTCAGGATGATACTAATTTACCTGAGAATCAAAGAGCTGAAATTCAGGCAAGGAGAGAAATCTGGACATTTATCCAGAATATGATGAAATATCAACGTCTCGAAGAAAAATATTCAGCTATAGTTGCAGGTATTGTGATTCCTACAGCCACAGAAGCTAAATCGGCTTTTGATGATTCTAAGACACAAGCCAGCATCTCGTATGTTGTACAAAAATATACTTCTATCGCAGACTCTTTAGTTGCTAAGGATGTAACAGATAAGGATATTAAAGCGTTATACGATCAACGTAAAAACAACTTTAAGCTTGAATCTGAATTACGTAAGATTTCTTACTTTGTAAAAGATGTTGTTCCGAGTGATGAAGATTATGCTGCTGTAGAAAAAGAAATCAATGCTATTCATGATAAATTTGTAGCAACAGATAATCCTGGACTACTTGTTAATGAATATTCAAACAATCAGTATGTAGATGCATTTATCTCGGTAAATACTTTACCTGCAGATATGAAAGAATTTGCTCAAACAGCTACAATTGGTCAAGTAAACGGACCTGAACGCAACGAGCAATCATATATAATGTATAAGTTGGTTGACAGAACTTCTGCTGCCGACTCTGTAAAACTACAGATGATTCCATTACCTCAGGGCTTGGATCAGGCTACTGCAACTCATATTTCAGATAGTTTGCTAAATGTAATTAAAGGAGGTAAAGATTTTTCTGCTCTAGCAAATGAGTTGATGCCGGGATCAAATGGCGGTAATATTGGCTGGGCTACAGAAATGGCTTTGGCTAGTGCCGGTGGAGATTTGATCAAAAAATGCTTCGGAGCAGCTAAAGGCGATGTTTTCAATGTGTCAATAAATGGTCAGACACAAATCGTACGTGTTGAAGATAAAACCAATCCTGTTGCAAAAGTTAAGATTGCACTTATACAAATGCCGGTGATTGTTAGTGATAAGACTCAAAACTCGGTAGATAACGAGTTGAACCAATTTGTTGCTGAAAATGGAAATGTTCAGAATTTCGATAATGCTGCATTAACTAAAGGATATAATATTATATCAAATGCAGTTGTTTCTCCGTCTGATATGTTATTGGGGCAGGTCGCAGGTTCTCGTCAAGTTATATCTTGGGCTTTCAATAATAAAGTTGGGTCTGTGAAGAAATTTGATAATCTTACAAACAAGAGAATCATTGCTGTAGTTAAGAATGAAATAAGCGGTGATTATATGCCAGTATCAGAAGTTTCAGCAATGTTGAAAGCTGAATTGATTAATGATAAAAAGGCAGAAAAAATAATTGCTGATCTGAAAGCTAAAAACTTGACTTCACTAGATGGATATGCTCAAGCTATAGCAGGTAGAGTTGATACTGTAAACTTTGTTACTTTCCAAACGAATAATATATCGGGTGTTGGTTATGAGCCGTTGTTGAACGTATATGCAAAACATGGGCAAGTAAACAAGCTGGAAGCTCCTAAGAAAGGTAAATCGGGAGTGTACGTTATAGATGTAACAAGTAAGACTGAAAATACAGCAACATTCGACCCGGCACAGTCAAAACAAATGATACGTCAAAGCAACATGTATCAGTTGATGTCTCAGGCAATGTTGGTTCTGAAAGAAAAAATGAATGTAAAAGACAACAGGGTTGCATTCTGGTAATTATTAAAACTTAAATTATAAAAAATCCCTTATAGTTATAACTATAGGGGATTTTGTGTTTTTATCTAATTATTATATGACAAAGAAAGAACGATACGAGCGTGTGATAGACTGGTTTGATAAAAATATGCCGGTTGTGGATACCGAACTCCACTATGATAGCCCATTTCATCTTTTGATTGCAGTTATTCTATCTGCTCAATGCACCGACAAGAGAGTTAATATGGTCACTCCTGCGCTTTTTAAAGCATTCCCAACCCCCGAGGTTTTAGCTGTATCTTC from Dysgonomonas mossii encodes:
- a CDS encoding peroxiredoxin family protein, which encodes MKYAKYFLFVGIALIGLSSNTTRTSGLSSEGIYPGNLFPDIKNLENKSGTKMNLSDLKGQKILVNFWAAYDAPSHKDNVLFANVIENKKYPVRMVSVSFDKNESVFERTLTMDRIDAKYQFIAKNDAYSSLYDHYQLRKGFKNYLIDENGVIMAMNLSPNDLDQLLKKN
- a CDS encoding outer membrane protein transport protein codes for the protein MLKRKVLLLFAVSAIMVCLIEAQTNSPYSRYGYGVLRDQYVGASKAMGGIGYGLRNSQSANPLNPASYSRVDSLTFLFDMGVSFNKGKLSDGTNSDSHYSGGLDYITILVPLKKGLGMSFGVIPFSSVGYKFGSTETASGGTTVTYTKSFTGSGGLSQVYGGLGYSTPLKGFSVGANASFLFGTMNHTRSLPSVGSSGTNSYTSTDYTELSMKSAKFDIGVQYEFPVSKKDVFTVGAVYSPKINSKADYTNYHYELNVAGGIASGDTITQNGISAGLPETYGAGFTWKRNERLVVGADITYQKWDGVKYSSLMGDELSDSERFNNRWRYNVGAEYMIDPYDRSFFKKIKFRGGLNYSNSYLNVTEASTKKVEGYKEYGATLGFGFPIRDNLGGRVSYINLNFEYKKIKPQIKTMIAEEYFGVSLNVNINEFWFFRKKID
- a CDS encoding glycosyltransferase family 2 protein, whose translation is MTEILSSFEFNLTEIVGFSVFVLLFIIQLLYYFLYYRKPYRRATKETEDTGKATQPMQKVSVIIVSENEVDSLSENLPVILEQEFFDYEVIVVNNGSTDESDVLLRSLELRYPNLYHTYLPYSNDKKMDRRKLALTIGVKAATGDILLFTEPYCKPVSKNWISSMVNELSSDKDVVLGYSCFKENKKFFNRLARFDNLLFSMQCICSVFNKKPYIGNYRNLLFRKHLFFDHKGYASLLNIESGEDLFISRIMDESNTSVSLVQDSFMETDIEGLSLWRQIKRSFCSIRPYLNKRVTALFSLEAITRSAFYLLFIALVVYSIFFSQWALLGLSVFLFLLRLTTQLIILNKSSQYFFSGKFYFSLPLLDIIQPLYNMRFRGRRFK
- a CDS encoding peptidylprolyl isomerase, which produces MAALQKIRSKSSLLIGVIALGLLAFVLPWSEISSFINKSKDKAFTVDGEVVTTKQYADRIAQWEHFQKIMSGQNSLDENATLQIREMVYQQMVKEIILDKQAAQLGLNVTKEELNDMVTGPNVAPILHQIPFFVNPQTGQFERAALNQFIQTISQDDTNLPENQRAEIQARREIWTFIQNMMKYQRLEEKYSAIVAGIVIPTATEAKSAFDDSKTQASISYVVQKYTSIADSLVAKDVTDKDIKALYDQRKNNFKLESELRKISYFVKDVVPSDEDYAAVEKEINAIHDKFVATDNPGLLVNEYSNNQYVDAFISVNTLPADMKEFAQTATIGQVNGPERNEQSYIMYKLVDRTSAADSVKLQMIPLPQGLDQATATHISDSLLNVIKGGKDFSALANELMPGSNGGNIGWATEMALASAGGDLIKKCFGAAKGDVFNVSINGQTQIVRVEDKTNPVAKVKIALIQMPVIVSDKTQNSVDNELNQFVAENGNVQNFDNAALTKGYNIISNAVVSPSDMLLGQVAGSRQVISWAFNNKVGSVKKFDNLTNKRIIAVVKNEISGDYMPVSEVSAMLKAELINDKKAEKIIADLKAKNLTSLDGYAQAIAGRVDTVNFVTFQTNNISGVGYEPLLNVYAKHGQVNKLEAPKKGKSGVYVIDVTSKTENTATFDPAQSKQMIRQSNMYQLMSQAMLVLKEKMNVKDNRVAFW
- the lysA gene encoding diaminopimelate decarboxylase; its protein translation is MTKGNFPVDKLKGIETPFYYYDTDLLKRTLKIVKEETKKYGFIQHYAIKANANRRILELIASEGFGADCVSGNEVKAAITAGFPASKIVFAGVGKTDKEINLALDLNIFCFNVESMPELVVLNELAAKKGKTAQVALRINPNVDAHTHEYITTGLNENKFGFSMAHLDNAIEVLKSLKNLKLIGIHFHIGSQIEDVHTFDPLCERINELQDLFEAKGMKLENINVGGGFGIDYEDPDANPISDFQRYFELFHKGLKLRDGQVVHFELGRAIVAQCGSLVTKVTYVKHGESKTFVIVDAGMTDLIRPALYQAYHKVENISSDLPIQKYDVVGPICESSDVFVKDYELNESKRGDLLVLRSAGAYGEIMASQYNCRDIPKSYFSDKI
- the lptC gene encoding LPS export ABC transporter periplasmic protein LptC codes for the protein MQQLKTRQNLSVVTVFLSVMAFFFISCKEEVKSTVDLHYDADKVPSLNTDSVTMLISDSGLIRYKVIAKTWEIFDRAKDPHWFFPHGFYFEQLDTVFNVVATVKSDSAWNYTSRKIWRWKGNVVIRNRLNETFKSEELFWDQRQQKVYSKKYVEVFRPDKMTLHGMGGFEANQQMTEYRFWNVKDSPITYNEDQEANADDQNNEEKKE
- a CDS encoding aspartate kinase, with the protein product MKVQKFGSASIATVDKIKEVADIVVKDNGNIVVLSSMRGTAEALTEISDYLYKKNQEGAIEIINGLEKQYVELVDSLFDNEESKKLAHELLTSKFDYIRTFTKDLFTLFEERVVLAQGELISSELFHLYLLDKKVNAVLIPALEFMRTDKNSTPDPVYIKEKLSALLEESKGADLYITQGYICKNAYGEIDDLRKGGSDFSASLIGVAANAKEIEIWADVDTMQNNDPRYVKTTTPIRQLNFDEAAELAYFGTKILHPSSILPAKLADIPVRLKNTQYPDAAGTLISNKTEANVIKAVGARDNITAIKIKSGKMLLAHGFLRKIAEVFENYQTSLDMLATSEVGVSLTIDDDRNLQAIVDDLKKYGTVSVDPDMVIVSVIGDLESQDSGISVDIMGAMKEIPVRMLSYGGSRYNFSFLIYKKDKERTLQILNDKLFN
- a CDS encoding archaeosortase/exosortase family protein, with amino-acid sequence MRIRDKNFINNKYYQKLEPFKDIIWFLALFLIFEFIWKLFVHIGDDEKILLVLGKDLTRYTEGFCLWTAETIFWLIHDVLGNHNFFINGTVLQFEGSIPIDIVWGCTGLKQLFMFTFILTFYFGPIKKKLWYLPMALLILLIVNILRLIFIFYIIKDPFPEWFISVNEWYNNRTWSNTRENYYQFYKDWFNVFHRDIFTWIYYDGVIFILWLIWEEKINKPFSRLKEKISN